The DNA sequence gtccctatctgctcactgagcggggaggggcttgtcaggcgccgctgctgcctatggaaggatcggatgaaaacggacagcatgtccgttttcatcagatctcacccaccagcgacggatctggacgtagggccatccgtctgttttcagcggatcggaccgggtcggatgtcagcgaacatgtctctgctgacatccgtcgctccataggctaacatggagcaggAACAGGTCCGCCTGAACAGTCCgatctgtgaaaggggcctaagggagatATTTGACTTTGGGTCTAATCAATGGAAACAGGAGGCAGAAAATATACTATGCTGTATGTACTGCACTGGCtgaatgggcactgacagctcatcgcTCATGGAGGGAAGTACAACAGGGGGATGGGGTGGGGAGTGTGTACGGTGTTAGATTTCTGAAATGGGGAACTTCCATAAAGGAAGAATATATCTTTGCATTTCAGTGTGCGGCATTCCTGTTGTTGGTACAATGAAATCAAATTCCAGCTTTCACTTTCAAATCTTCATTATAAGATTTCGCTAACATTGGTTAGACAGATAACACAGACATATTTTCAAGAGTTTTTACAAATCGGTCCCCTTGTACTTAGAATTTTGTATTATGATAACCATAATGTCCATCAGTGAGATTActaatatcaaaaagttaatttacaaGCCATTCTAGTTTAAACTCCAACAAGCTGAGATGCCGTGACAGTGTTTGCAGAGTTTAATGAACCATATGGGCTGTGCACCTGAAGTGTACATGGACACAAGTTAATTGTTTAACTGAATAATTAATTGGCTGAATGATCAGACAGAAAAtaactttaagccctggttcacattgatgctactttgaaattgcgctacttcacttgaagtagcgcgatttcaaagtagcaaggtcagcacgaTTTCAACTGCTACTTGATAAACATCTGTGTggctttatgcacagatgtctattgatggcgcacctgaaatcggcaaaagtagtgcaggaactacttttgcaaattggtgcgggCGCCGCAAAATCGATGTTGcgccgattggaacagtgccattgcttccaataggctgcaacttgtcatgccatttgatctctcaagtcgcatgacaaatcgctccaatgtgatcTTAGGCTAACTTGCGGTTTACTGAACAGTTGCAAGTTAGAAGCAATAATACAAAACTATTTCAGGATGGCAAAGAGCATGCGTACAATGCTAAATAATACAAAGCAGATCATAAAAGCTGCACAAAGctggactcttcacagcaatgtctctgtgactcAGAGTATAGCCTCTATAACATTCTATAACAACAGAAAATCTAGCTGTGGATCACTACTTAGGTATAATAGTTCAGAACACAAACATCTACTTGTGATTAACCTCATAAACAACATTCCTCTCAGGGTTCCAGGGTAGCTTCAGTAATACAGGTGAatagctggagggatccaaggacCAAGGGTGAACCCAATGGAACTGCCACACTCTGGTAGCAATTAGGGAAGTGCTCCCCACAGTAACTGGGTATTTCCAGAAAAGCCTTCACGCTCGTTCTGACAATGGAGAGCTGCTCACTTGGCCAGATCATTTGCCAAGCTACATTTGCCTCATTAGGTGTAGTCTTTATGAGTTGTTGAGGGAGAGAAGATAAGGTATTTGTCATCCCTGTGAGTGTCTAGGAACCCAAGGAGTTGTAGGAAATGGAATTAAAGAGACTAGCGCCTGCATCTAAGCTTGGTAAGTAACAGTCTATTGTACTCTACCCCATTTGAACTTGCTGTCCCCTGGTATCTTTGCAGACCATTCTACACCATTTGGGGGACCGTCTTGGTCAAGAGATAGTACTGCCACCACAAACTTGGAAAAATGGTCCAGCATAACTAGAATGTGAAGGTATACGTCTTCTGACATGTTGAGAGAAAGAATTTCGATGATCATTACTTCCAGTGGACCATGTGTGTGCCATGTCAGAAGTGGAATTTGGGTCTCAGTACCCTTTGACAATGAACAGACCACACAGtgtgaacaggatttttttttacaccaatgGAAGAGACCCACACACTTGTAAATGTTTTGTGGATATCTCAGTGTATGGTTTCTCAAGTTTAGCTGTTTGAAGATACAACAATGGAATGTTACCCAGCCAAATCTTAAACTTGGCTTCTGCCAGGTACTCAGCAAAGTGTTGTATGATTGCTCACACCAAGGCCAAGAGCTCCAGCTTAAAGAAGCTGATGTTTGCAGGGTTCCTTTTGGTTGCATTTAGGCTTTCACTGGCATAGGTGATGATCTTCTCCTGGCTGCCTTGTACTTATGAGAGGCCCTGAGTACTGGCATTGGTTCTTAGCAAGTAGTGAGCAAGCATGGCAAGCATGGGGGCCAACATAAACTGCTGCTTAAAAAAGTCAAACACCTCCTGTTGTGCCAAACCTTATTGCACTTTCATCCAACAACCTTTAGGCCTACCTGTAGGAGCTTTGAATCATGGCAGAGTGATGGGCATAGTGCTTGATGAGATGCTTAGAGTTTACCACTAATCCCACTCTCGCGCTCAGGTGTGGCCAACCAAAAAAAGATCCGAACCAGTATTGAAGCCTTCACTATATCAGGGTTTTTGCAGCTACCCCTTTAATTGTCTGAACAAGGACTGTGGACAATCtaatgaaaaaaacacaaaccagGGAAGCACATGCTCTAGTGAAATGAACTTCTTGATGCACCCATAGGGGGCTGTGCATGTTGCCATAGTTATGACGTTATAACTATGGCAACCACACAGTCTCCTTCGGGTGAACGCTGCTCTATTGAATGTTTGCTGGTCCTCCATATTCCCGGTGGCTGCCAAACATATACCACTGTTGTGGCCGACTCTCTGCTCTTCCTTCTTCCTTGCACTAGGGCATgcgcttccatgttttttttttgtttttttatgattaTGATATCCTGCCAGTCCCAAAAAAGTAATGATCATTGGGGGCCTACATTACTGtatgactgtcagaaaccatgaaatcagactgagacagaagtaaagttaaatcacacttgtttaataataaaagtaaatagaacaaaacgtagtcaaaacatagccagagttcaggaacggaacggatagtcagacaagccaaacatcagggagccggagatgagcgtagtaaaacagcaagcaggatctggagcaagaagggatgtcagccatgcaagtcttttaacaggaatgcaggagagcatactgaatggcttaagtaggcaggactgactagcagaatatcatcaacagctgagtaactgtggagagataggagctggcaattagccgacagctgagcggccagctctgagaaggaagggctgagcccagccgtgacagtaccccctcctcaacgacccctccccctcggaggaccaccaggcttgaggggaaaacgtctatggaaatcacggagcaggacaggggcatatacgtctgaggatgagacccaagagcgttcctccggaccataccccttccaatgcaccaggtactgtatgcacccatggaactacgggagtcaacaatgaactgtactCCATacccctcatggttctcaacctgtacagtgtgagggcgtggcaccgaggtggtaaagtgtttgcagaccaaaggttttaataaagagacatgaaGTACATTCGAAAAtgatagaaggaaggtctaatgcgtaagccactgggttaatcctgcgaagaatatggaaaggcccaataaaccgaggtgcaaacttcagtgagggaacacaaagtcggaggttgtgagatgacaaccagaccctgtccctaacctggtaggaaggtgcgtgcaggcgtctgcggtcagcatggagtctgtacctatcattagcatgtcacaaagccttctggacttgtgcccaagtggaacgaagaccacagagatgctcctctaacacaggaatactctgcagaacaaatgagtcaggcaacatggaaggttggaaaccatagttcgccataaacggggaatactctgcggaacaaatgagtcaggcaacatggaaggttggaaaccatagttcgccataaacggggacaatcgggaagcagaattcaaggcactaatgtgagcaaactctgcccacagtaataggtctgaccagttgttatgatggtcagaaatatagcaacgtaggaattgctccaaggactgattggcttgttctgcggccccattagactgcgggtgatatgcagaggaaaaagcaagctgatttcccaactgtgcacaaaaggctcgccagaaccaggacacaaactgactacccctgtccgaaacactcaccttgggtagcccatgtaagtgaaagatctcccgagcaaaatggaagctagttccttagaagtgggcaacttcttaagtggaatacaatgagacctttttgagaaccggtcaaccaccataaggataactatgttgccttgggagttgggtaactccattgacaggtgggtccagggcctctctccattgggtatgggttgtaggaggcccactggaagatgttgtggagtcttactttgagcacacacggaacaggcagctaggaaggcagttacatcagcaagtagactaggccaccagaattgttgggaaatggcgcaaaagagttgattcttcccagggggGCCAGCAGCATTGGAagaatggtaggtctggagcacggcagtatggagactctctgggacaaagcaacggtcacaaggtttctcaggaggagcatagacctgagcagcaagaattttgtcacccaaaagagaagtgagactggtgtgaaccgttgccagaatatgatcaggaggaatcacaggaactggaattgactccaacttggaagtggaggaaaattgtcgtgacaaggcgtcagcccttacattcttagtaccgataagaatgagacaatgtaattgaaacctgacaagaaaagagcccattgtgcccttctgggagagaggcatttagcctcagacaagaatgttagagtcttatggttagtaagaatgaaaacctgcacagtggtaccttcgaggagatgtctccattctttcagggctaaaatgatcaacaacagctctctgtcaccaatctcgtaattgcactctgcaggtgacatttTCTTAgaaaaatagccacaaggatgcaaagcgctctcagaggtaggacgttgagacagaagggatgtcagccaagcaagtcttttaacaggaatgcaggagagggtctctgtgatgttgactaaggcgaaggcagagatccactgggctgaacggcttaagtaggcaggactgacaagcaggatgtcatcaagctgagtaactgtggataggagctggcaattagctgacagctgagcggccagctctgagaaggaagggctgagcccagcccagacAATGACTATTACTTTCTCAGGATTAGAGAGTGTGTCTTATCTAGAGATGATATCGTCCTAGGAACTCAATGTCACATTTAAATAGATGACATTTCTTGGGTTTGAGCTCATTCTGGTGTAGCCAGGCCAACACAGCATTTAAGTGTGTAAGATGGATTTTCAAACGTAGAAGAAAACAACACTACCTCATATAGATAGATCAGGATAATATCCAGGTTTATGTCCCCATGGCAGAGTTGAATTGTCTTCTGGAATGTGGAAGGCATGTCGTTCAGCCTAAAGGGGATCTTTTTGAACTGGCACAACCCCATAGGAATAATGAAAGCTGGTCTGCCTTGGTGGCAGGGATCTGCCAATACCCACTGATGATATTGATTATAGAGAAAAATGTGGCCTATCCAAGGGGAGCAAAAAATTCCTCAACACTTGGAAGAGGATAGGAATTCCTTGTGGTTACATTCAAATGTCTATAGTCCACACAAAAGTGGAGTGTGCCTTTTTTCTTCCCCACTAAGACAATTGAAGCTGTCCATGCGCTCTTACTTGCTTTGATCATTCCTTGTTGCATCATCTGATTTAGCATCAGCTAGACTTCCTGATAGAGGTGTGAAGGTATTCTCTCCTGTGGGTATCTCATGTTCAGTCCCATAGCTACGGCCCAGGTCATAGTTTTCCAGGTAGATCACTTCTGGTCACTTATCCAGCAGATGCCTTACTGCTTCCAATGAAGTAGTTAGCTGTAGGAATGAAAGCATTTGCTCTCCTGCCACTCTCAGTAAATGACTGCTAACCACTGAGTCATATTCACTATTACCACATAGCGACAACCAGGAAAATCTCTGAGCTCATGAGCTCATTGTGTCCCCCCTTGGGGAACACCCACACCTGTGATTATGGCCAGCTCTAccactgctgtcacagggagaagGCAAAGTGGAAAAGTGTCTTGGTGCTACAGATCCTAGCTAGTTACCATACCTATCCGGATCACTGTAAGCATCCTGGCAACAACTGGAGCCAAGTCTGAGGGCAAAGCTTCCACAAGGACAGTGAAGCCTTGaaatgtctcttctgcagtaaaataACCCTACTTGCCTGCATGCAGTCTTCTATTGAATGTACACTTAGTGTACATTCTGGCACTGATCCTGTGTGCTTGGATGACTGAAcacctgtgcatgcgcaggagagACATGGTCCTGCACCGGCCAATGAAGACAGCACAGCCTAACACCTTGAAGAAGTTGGGTAGAAGATGCTGGCACAGGGCTCCATTGAAGGAAAGGTAAGTATCATGGACTTTAGTTCAACTTTAAGGGTTATGTGGTAAGGAAACTAAAGGCTTGTGTTAAGGGTAAGGTATTAAGTGTTCAGTGAGTGGATTGTTACATTTTAGAGGGTGCTCTAGTGCAGGGGATACTAGCAGTTAGAAAAAAAACTGAGCAGTTACAGTAGTCACTGCACTGGAAGCCTTGTGCTAAGAAATTTCTGGTACCAGAATGCACCAGAAGTTATCAGCTGGCAAGATATCTGGCAAAGTCAACAGGTATTTTATCAaacagatgttaaaaaaaaacactttaatgttaTATTTAACAGAATAAATTAGACCAAATGAAAGAAGATCATGGcagatttagtttttttgtttttctcctgcCCACACTGCACCACTATCCAAGAAAAAAACCTTTGATACAGCTAAGGCACTGTGAGACAATAAGGGCATAGCTCTGGAAAGAGAAGTATCCAGACTGCAGTTAGAATTTACTAGCAGAATCACTGGACTTCCTAGACACACAGAGAAGTTACCTGTAGGTACCACACAATATTTTTATTCGGAATGGTTTGGGCATGAGACAAGTTCACAAGAAGCATCCAGCTCATCATGCCCTTATAGGTTGATTAAAATGTTATTAGGACCAAAACTGAAATAACAAAGCATTAGGCAGTTGTTTCCTTGTACAACCAAACAACATTCCACTAAAAGCAAGAATGTCTCACCTGAAAACAGCTCGGTGTGTCTGTTCTCGCTCTTCTCCATTTAATACACAAGAGAATAGTCCAAATGATTCAGTGCCTATGGAAAACACCGAAAAAAACATTGGCAATTTGGGAAATAGAAACCTGTAAGGCCAAGTTCACAGACagtttaaaaggcattttctttgCCTGCTTTCACATTGACCCAAACATTATGTGATTCAAGAGGAATGATAGACAGAAATACATCTGCCTATCCTCAGGCCCATTCTTGTGCCTCTAACACCAGTCAGTCCTGCGCATGTGCTGTGTAATACTTTATTTTCTCCTTAAAGACAATGGTTAGAAGCACGTGTTATTGCTTAAAAGGAAACCCAATGTAGCCCAGTCACTGCAAATGATGCTGAAAGTGGGCAAATCCCTTTTAGAAATCAGGCATTACCATCCTTGCTGTAGTGAATGTGATTTATGTCTTTATGATACTCCTGTAGCAGTTTTAGGCTTACATTATAAATGCCAATATTTAAGTAGTTGCATTTAAGTAGTACACAAATTTTGTTATGCAGGAGAGTGGGGGAGCTAGATAATGTACTGGTTTTAATGGTTATCTAAAATGTATCATCTTGTTAAAGAGAATGgtcttgtttaaagtggttgtaaaggctgatgtttttttaccttcatgcattgtatgcataaaggtaaaaaatcttcaatgtgcagctccctcctcagcccccctaatacttacctaagcctaatCTCGATCCAGCGACCTGCGCGAGACCGGAGGTTCACCCAGGTCTCTCCTACCCGACTGGCCGAGatgcaacagcaggagccatttgctcctgctgctgtcaatcacagccagtgaggcgggagtcaggggcagggctgagccatggtctctgtgtcttatggacgcagagagccatctcgggagcgagcacgcacaagtgcccccacagcaagtagcttgctatggtggcactcaaCAAGGGGGAGGGGCACAGtgtgctggcgggggacctgagaagaggaggatcagggctgctctgtgcaaaaccattgcacagagcaggcaagtataacatgtttttcttttttttttatataaatttttttcctttacaattactttaacagtaattttttcaactttccatctaataaatcttctgcccttgtcgttttaactttgaatagtaaaacatttttttttctgccagtaaataccttatacggcccacttcctgtttcttgtctggtaaaaagcctaggcttatgacatcatgcacggctctctctctcactctcgtgagagattgccaggaagggagggggatgagtcataagagggccaatgagagctgcagagctggaggtgtgcctcggtgtgtctgtgtaaacccaggaagtgaacaggcagcagcttcagctgcccacagttaaaatggctgtagccagactcagtggagggagatttctgcagcaaatttggcaagtacggaatcacagtatactgtatataaaatactatgcaaagtagttggagggaagcttcagaatagcaaagctgtttttattacaaattatgtgagcagactgcagttcctctttaaggcctaAGTTACGTGTGATAGGTTTCAATATTTTATATCATCCCAGAACATTGCTGTAACATCAAAATCTTCTACAACCTAACTTTTGAATCTTGGCAGAAAGAGGTGGGGCTTGGCAAGTGTAAGTTGACAGGGCTTAAAGGAGATCTATCATTATATTTTTTGTGTTACAGTTCTACCCCCCATGGGACAAAGCTTTTTGTCCCTTGTTACTAAGTGCCAACTATAGTTCTGAGGTCCGACCtgctcccctctcctcctgccaTGGCCAAATAGACAACAACTTTGAGAGAGACGGCTGATTCATAAGTGCAGGTTGTCTTTGCTGTGAACACTTTCCATAAACAAGCAGTGAGAAGAGTAATGCAGAGAGAGGGGGATATGTCaggctctgcattcctcttgctgctGCTGCTTGTCCATGGAAAGTGTTCACAGCCAAGATAAGCTGCATTTATGAGTCAGCGATCTAATTCAAAGCTATTGTTGACATTGCcacggaagggggggagggggcaggtcaGACCCCATGACTATGGTTAGAAAGCACTTAGCAAAGTACTACATGCACTTTGTCCCACACATACAGAACTGTAAGAAAAATTTTAAATTGTAGATCTTCTTAAATCTGCACAAAAGGGAGGGTCAAAGCCAACTGCCAGCCAAAgtgttttttaggtttggatagtgcTGGCAAAgtttagaacctttgtcaggttttattTTTCTATGCATTTATTTCTTCAGGGACAAGAGAGCAAGATGTGAAGGGAAATCAGTCTTACAGAGAAAACTAACAATGGCTAAGACGTCCTTATGCGGAACACTTTTGCAACTTGTTAAATTTTCACTAACCCCTGCATCATCACATTACTTTTCACAGGATGTCATAAGAACAGGAATTACAAGAAAACCTCCCCAATGAGAGCACAGACAACTATAAAACCTGACAAAGGTTATAACTTTTCCACATCTTGTTAACAACTGCTATAGCAGAAGGCTGGCTTTAATATTGCCAGGCCATAACATACAAAACCTCTTTAACTAAAAGATACACAGTCTGAAGTGAAGAAACCCATAAAACCCAATATGATATATTGTCCTGATTGACTTGACTAAAGAAAACCAAAATTAGAATTTGTATAAAGTCACATTTTGCTTCATTAGATAGCTTAATGAATCTGCAGGACATAAAAACAGCACAATGACCAGTGGACCACCACGGCAGTGCTACTCGCTGTTTCTGCTGTGAACCGGTAGCTTGGATCTGGTGGCTTATGCCTAGCTCTACAGTAaaatttaagggaaaaaagtgtgaAAGGATAACAAGTACTCATATAAGTTGGGCAGCAGTATtttttatatgcaaaaaaaaaacttacttgatGACCGTGATGTGCTGTTTACAAAGACATTGAGGAACTTCTTGGAAAAAGGCATGTTGGGCTCCGGTGATGAGTCTTCTGATGAAGATTCGTGTTCTTGAACTTCAACTTCATCTCCAAATTCATCTTCCTCCAAATCACAATTATCACAAGCTCTCAAGAGGTCACTACCATCACTTAATATTGAAGTACATCTCTGAAGGCTAACCAGTTCCAGCTGAGTGTGCTCATCCACAACCAGTGTGTATTTCATTGAATCATAAGCCAAAGAGTCATCCAGAAGCCGTGGTTCAGCTGTATGGTTCTCCATAAAAGACTCTTCTTCCATGCAATTCTGGTAGGGAGAACCCTTCAGGCTTCTGTAGTAAGAAATGTCTTCATCATCTTCAACAGAATATTCTAGGTTAAAGCCACGGTTAGTTTTAGCTGTCGAAATGTCCATTGTTGGCTGATTTTGGTCCAGTTCTGGACAGAGATCATCACAAAGATCATTATCTTCCAGAATTCCAGAATCCAAGTCACGGTCAATATCCCAGCCATCCCTTTGTTCCTGTAAAATTTCTTCTGTCCTAGACCAAGGTTTCTTTTCAATTTGATGCCCCGGAGATTGAGAACGACATTTAGCTGTATGAGATAATCCCTCCAGATGGAGGGGAAGTCCTTCAAAGATTGGAGTAACTGTGTCACGTGAATCATGTAGGACATACAAACCAGGGCCATTTTCTTCTCTACCATGATGGCTCAGGGAGTGTTGCAAAGTCTCCATATCCACCAGCTCTATGCTTTGTTGTTCTTCGGCCATTTCTTTTGGGGAATCATTGGGGGTGGAAAGATCACAATCTATCTCTTGCCCAACAGTCTCATGATCTAACTCAGAGGCAGGAGAAAGGGTGTCACAAGATGGGCTTGTCTGCCTCTGAAGGCATTCATCTGGGCAGGTTATAGGATATGAACCTTCAGAAATCATCTTATTAACCAGATTACTAAGTAGCCAAGGGGAATCTGAATCTTCACTCAAATCAgcttcagattctgagtctgagtCATACTCACTGTTTACATCTGTCTCTGGCAGTATCTTGGGACCAACTGGTAAGTAAAAGGATCTTCGAATACTTTCCAGACTACGTTCTTTAATTTCATCAGCTTCCGCCTCGCCCAAACTTTCTTCATTTACGTGCCATGTACTGTATTTCTCTTCAGGCTTCATTATTATAGGACCTCTCTCATCTTCCTTGTCAAGTAAAATAGAGTCTTTTAGACCTTGAAGGCCTACCTCTCCCACGGGATCTGGTTCTGGATCAGAGGTTGGGGAACTAGCCTCTTCAATGGAGTTGGTGAGGTGAGAGGACCGCCCACTGCTTGACTCGCTAGTCAAATCAAGCTCTGTTTCTGATATTGATGAGATCATGTTGCCCACAAGCCTTCCACCTTCACAAGCAAAAGCTGCTTCTATTTCTCCTTCTATATCTGAATCAGAGCCAGGAGAGCTTAGATCCTGGATGCTGTGTCCAGGTGGCATAAATCGATTTCTACTGGTGAGATCTGCCTCAATACCAGGATCTGAAGATGGAGATGTAGTTTCATTGGAAGAATTGGATGGATGACCCCTTGTGCTCTCTCTCTGATCAGGACTTAGATCCTCCACATTCTCTTGGGGTGGTGTAGATACCCCAAATTCATGACCTGAATGCCATAAGTCAACATGGCTGGAATGGTGATTGCTTTCAGGTGCTAACCTAGACACGTCAATGTCTTCTTCTCTTTCCAGCTCTGTTTCATTGTTGTCAGCTTCTTTGTGAGAGTCAATGTCGCATTGAGTAACCTGAGTATGGGATACCAGTTCTGTAGATTTAAGAAGATTTATGAATGCATAATTTTATAGAGGAAACACTAAATATACACTGAGATATGAAAAATAGGGAAAGAATTTCTGGAAATGACACGCATGCAGACTGCAGTTTTGTTCAAATAGCTAGAGATATGTCCAAGCAAAAGAAGATATGGTATTAGGGAAGAGATGTGTCATCACAGAAAGAGGAAAAATGATCAATCCATCCGAAGCTGACTGACTTTCTTATTACAGAGGACAGATTCTCCTCTATATTAAAGATGCAGTAAAACAACACAAATGAGGAACACCATGAAAGTAGTAATAGATACACATGCAAAGAGTCTAACGCTCTCACCGGTCTCATTTCTCTCAGGATCTGCCCAGCTGTCACTCTGAGAAATTAATCCACCGTTGTTGTTAAGTGTGTCCTGAGATTTAGAGAATAGAATATCTCAATCCAATAAACTGCAAACTGTACCTACcacattcatatatttatatatacacatatataaactgaGACATAGCTTCTAAATGTCTTCGTATAGTCATTGTTAATTAAGTGTTTCTCTTTACAACTTCCCTTATTAGCTTCCTGCTCATTTGACTATTAATCGTCGTGTGTTGATACTGATTCCTTGTCCAGTGCAGAGACAAATTAGGGCAGATTGGGTAGAAAGGTAGAAGCTTTGACACCCCACTCCATTCCAAAGAAGCCATCTCATATGCATTATCTCTACTGGCAAGGATGATCTCATCCAGTGGTGTAGCCTGGGGGCAGCCGGTGTGGTCGCCCTGGATGCAACATTTTGAGGGGCACAGATAGGGCCGGTGCTAAGGTTTTAGGGTGGCAGCATGGGAGGGGAGCGGTAAAATCAaaatccccagccacttgctggggatttggattttttAAATACCTGTCCCCCCAGCAGGCGAACTAAAATCTCTGTGCTGCGCCCAGTAGGAGAGAGGGCGCAGCATGGAGGTTTTAGTTTACCTGCTGTTTAGCTGCTGTCACCAAGAAAACAGGTGGAATGGATTCAAGCATGCAGAGGAGGGCGGAGTGGTGGGCAGATCTTGATCCCGAGTGTGTGCAGACAGTGAGTGTCACGCTGTGCAGGAATCAGGCTGGGGTTCCCGGCGGAGGAGGAGGTCAGGGTGGAGGAGGCTTCCTGCTGGTTGCTGAAGCTGCCTCCACCACT is a window from the Aquarana catesbeiana isolate 2022-GZ linkage group LG03, ASM4218655v1, whole genome shotgun sequence genome containing:
- the MAPK8IP2 gene encoding C-Jun-amino-terminal kinase-interacting protein 2; this encodes MADRAEMFSLSTFHSLSPPGCRPSQDISLEEFDDEDLSEITDDCGIGLNYDSDHCDKEGLGFGRCDPSRAICTFQEDFQEFEMIDEEDDEEEEEEEEEIQPQEDSKQDESPPSPSPSPLPPEDLLKNRPCTLRLSVPRTQDTLNNNGGLISQSDSWADPERNETELVSHTQVTQCDIDSHKEADNNETELEREEDIDVSRLAPESNHHSSHVDLWHSGHEFGVSTPPQENVEDLSPDQRESTRGHPSNSSNETTSPSSDPGIEADLTSRNRFMPPGHSIQDLSSPGSDSDIEGEIEAAFACEGGRLVGNMISSISETELDLTSESSSGRSSHLTNSIEEASSPTSDPEPDPVGEVGLQGLKDSILLDKEDERGPIIMKPEEKYSTWHVNEESLGEAEADEIKERSLESIRRSFYLPVGPKILPETDVNSEYDSDSESEADLSEDSDSPWLLSNLVNKMISEGSYPITCPDECLQRQTSPSCDTLSPASELDHETVGQEIDCDLSTPNDSPKEMAEEQQSIELVDMETLQHSLSHHGREENGPGLYVLHDSRDTVTPIFEGLPLHLEGLSHTAKCRSQSPGHQIEKKPWSRTEEILQEQRDGWDIDRDLDSGILEDNDLCDDLCPELDQNQPTMDISTAKTNRGFNLEYSVEDDEDISYYRSLKGSPYQNCMEEESFMENHTAEPRLLDDSLAYDSMKYTLVVDEHTQLELVSLQRCTSILSDGSDLLRACDNCDLEEDEFGDEVEVQEHESSSEDSSPEPNMPFSKKFLNVFVNSTSRSSSTESFGLFSCVLNGEEREQTHRAVFRFIPRHEDELELDVDDPLLVECEDGSWCHGYNMRTGERGIFPSFYAHEVVCPVKENVVLKGNSPWVQMFDVQFLGSVEVPHHQGNGILCAAMQKIATARKLTVHLRPPASCELEICPRGVKLILRGNDRPEDERCSHFFQMKNISFCGCHPRNSCYFGFITKHPVLNRFACHVFVSQDSMRRVAECVGRAFQEFYQEHVEFSCPTEDIYLE